One window of Mesoplasma syrphidae genomic DNA carries:
- a CDS encoding MurR/RpiR family transcriptional regulator has translation MNLLKEIKHSYHKLTKQQKMIADYFAVHYKIIDAISIKKVATDCNVSPSTITKVCNKIGFEGFKDMIKKTYNSTVNDDDKESFNARIYQKNLCDPIIKTLSEINLKIVKKVSREIIKEKRLVIIFASGKTLILAKYMFSTFLDMHINVKLIYDKYDPQLFDIEGKIIFVLSASGFNSQIKEYLKKVALFKPYTIIGITGSQKTNFEKYLDYHLHGSYQDEFVLESKRFPMTAKYILLLIIDQFILDILNYI, from the coding sequence ATGAATTTACTGAAAGAAATTAAACATAGTTATCACAAATTGACAAAGCAACAAAAAATGATTGCAGATTATTTTGCAGTTCATTACAAAATTATTGATGCCATTTCAATTAAAAAAGTAGCTACAGATTGTAACGTTAGTCCTAGTACTATCACGAAAGTATGTAATAAAATTGGATTTGAAGGATTCAAAGATATGATTAAAAAAACTTACAATTCAACTGTAAATGATGATGACAAAGAGAGTTTCAATGCTCGTATCTATCAAAAAAATTTGTGTGATCCAATTATTAAGACTTTAAGTGAAATTAACTTAAAAATAGTTAAAAAGGTTTCTAGAGAAATCATTAAAGAGAAGCGTTTGGTAATTATTTTTGCTTCTGGTAAAACTTTGATTTTGGCAAAATATATGTTTTCAACTTTTTTGGATATGCATATTAATGTCAAATTAATCTATGATAAATACGATCCGCAGCTATTTGATATTGAAGGGAAAATAATTTTCGTATTAAGTGCATCAGGTTTCAATAGTCAAATTAAGGAGTATCTTAAAAAAGTTGCCTTATTTAAGCCCTATACAATAATTGGAATTACGGGTTCTCAAAAAACTAATTTTGAAAAATATCTTGATTATCATTTGCACGGTAGTTATCAAGATGAGTTTGTTTTAGAAAGCAAAAGATTCCCGATGACAGCAAAATATATTTTACTCTTAATAATTGATCAATTTATTTTAGATATCCTAAATTATATTTAA